The following proteins come from a genomic window of Microbacterium sp. JZ31:
- a CDS encoding sugar-binding transcriptional regulator gives MREDRVSAALAAAQMYYMQDMTMEAIAAELAVSRSSVSRLLALARERGIVDIRISSPLSGGTELEMRIRERFRVTAQVVPIPESVSEVDRLERVAMTAARLLATYVDSNMLIGVAWGSTIGAVSRHLTPKELHNVTIVQLNGAGNMQTTGIEYASEILQRFGQAYGARVQQFPVPAFFDDPVTREAMWRERSTRRVLEMQARMDLAVFGVGSPTADVPSRVYAGGYLDRGDFRSLAEDGAVGDVATVFFRGDGTWRDIRLNARTTGPALDRMRRVPRRLCIAAGEHKAPALHGAIVSGLVTDVVVDETLARGLLADA, from the coding sequence ATGCGCGAGGACAGGGTCTCGGCGGCGCTCGCGGCCGCGCAGATGTACTACATGCAGGACATGACGATGGAGGCGATCGCCGCGGAGCTCGCGGTGTCGCGGTCGTCCGTGTCGCGGCTGCTGGCACTCGCGCGCGAGCGCGGGATCGTCGACATCCGGATCTCCTCGCCGCTGTCAGGCGGCACGGAACTGGAGATGCGCATCCGCGAGCGCTTCCGCGTCACGGCGCAGGTGGTGCCCATCCCGGAGAGCGTGAGCGAGGTCGACCGCCTCGAGCGCGTCGCCATGACCGCCGCGCGGCTGCTCGCGACGTACGTCGACTCGAACATGCTGATCGGCGTCGCGTGGGGATCGACGATCGGCGCCGTGAGCCGGCACCTCACGCCGAAGGAGCTGCACAACGTCACGATCGTCCAGCTCAACGGCGCCGGGAACATGCAGACGACGGGCATCGAGTATGCGAGCGAGATCCTGCAGCGCTTCGGGCAGGCGTACGGAGCACGCGTGCAGCAGTTCCCCGTGCCGGCGTTCTTCGACGACCCGGTCACGCGCGAGGCGATGTGGCGGGAGCGCAGCACGCGCCGCGTGCTCGAGATGCAGGCCCGCATGGACCTGGCGGTGTTCGGCGTCGGCTCACCGACCGCGGACGTGCCCAGCCGCGTGTACGCGGGCGGCTACCTGGATCGCGGTGACTTCCGCAGCCTGGCGGAGGACGGCGCGGTGGGCGACGTCGCGACCGTGTTCTTCCGCGGCGACGGCACGTGGCGCGACATCCGTCTCAACGCGCGCACGACGGGTCCCGCGCTCGACAGGATGCGGCGCGTGCCGCGACGGCTGTGCATCGCGGCCGGCGAGCACAAGGCGCCGGCCCTGCACGGCGCGATCGTGTCGGGCCTCGTGACCGACGTGGTCGTCGACGAGACGCTCGCGCGCGGGCTGCTCGCCGACGCCTGA
- the ffh gene encoding signal recognition particle protein encodes MATFGTLSDRLTETFRNLRTKGKLSPADVDGTVREIRRALLDADVALTVVKDFTAKVRERALGDEVNRALNPAQQVVQIVNEELVGILGGQQRRLQFAKNPPTVIMLAGLQGSGKTTFAGKLARQLEKDGHTPLLVAADLQRPNAVNQLQVVAERAGAAIYAPEPGNGVGDPVRVSRDGVAFATQKQHDVVIIDTAGRLGVDAELMKQAADIRRATSPDEVLFVIDAMIGQDAVNTARAFQEGVDFTGVVLSKLDGDARGGAALSVASVTGRPIIFASTGEGLDDIEPFHPDRMASRILDLGDVLTLIEQAQQAFDEEQAAKVAEKFAKDQFTLEDFLEQMQQLKKMGSMKKMLGMLPGMGQMKQQLDDFDEREIDRTEAIIRSMTPAERNNTKLLNGSRRARIARGSGMTVTDVNQLVNRFEQAAKMMKTVARGGTPSIPGMGPTPGMGRPGGSSKRGKQAKKSGSRSGNPAKRAAENAGLAASAQQPTGSGFGLGAQQAPSEADLAEIQKLFGGGR; translated from the coding sequence ATGGCTACCTTCGGCACGCTCTCCGACCGGCTCACAGAGACCTTCCGCAACCTCCGCACGAAGGGCAAGCTCTCCCCGGCCGACGTCGACGGCACCGTCCGCGAGATCCGCCGCGCCCTGCTCGACGCTGACGTCGCGCTCACGGTCGTGAAGGATTTCACCGCGAAGGTGCGCGAGCGCGCCCTGGGCGACGAGGTCAACCGCGCCCTGAACCCCGCGCAGCAGGTCGTGCAGATCGTCAACGAGGAGCTCGTGGGCATCCTCGGCGGGCAGCAGCGCCGCCTGCAGTTCGCCAAGAACCCGCCGACCGTCATCATGCTCGCGGGTCTGCAGGGCTCCGGTAAGACGACCTTCGCCGGCAAGCTCGCGCGCCAGCTCGAGAAGGACGGCCACACGCCGCTGCTGGTCGCCGCCGACCTGCAGCGCCCGAACGCCGTCAACCAGCTGCAGGTCGTCGCCGAGCGGGCGGGCGCCGCGATCTACGCGCCCGAGCCCGGCAACGGCGTGGGCGACCCCGTGCGCGTGTCACGCGACGGCGTCGCGTTCGCCACGCAGAAGCAGCACGACGTGGTCATCATCGACACGGCCGGACGCCTCGGCGTCGACGCGGAGCTCATGAAGCAGGCCGCCGACATCCGCCGCGCCACCAGCCCCGACGAGGTGCTGTTCGTGATCGACGCGATGATCGGTCAGGATGCCGTCAACACGGCGCGCGCATTCCAGGAGGGCGTCGACTTCACGGGCGTCGTGCTGTCGAAGCTCGACGGCGACGCGCGCGGCGGCGCCGCGCTCTCGGTCGCATCCGTCACCGGACGTCCGATCATCTTCGCGTCCACGGGTGAGGGGCTCGACGACATCGAGCCGTTCCACCCCGACCGCATGGCGAGCCGCATCCTCGACCTCGGCGACGTCCTGACCCTGATCGAGCAGGCCCAGCAGGCCTTCGACGAGGAGCAGGCGGCGAAGGTCGCGGAGAAGTTCGCGAAGGACCAGTTCACGCTCGAGGACTTCCTCGAGCAGATGCAGCAGCTCAAGAAGATGGGCTCGATGAAGAAGATGCTCGGCATGCTGCCGGGCATGGGCCAGATGAAGCAGCAGCTGGACGACTTCGACGAGCGAGAGATCGACCGCACGGAGGCCATCATCCGCTCGATGACGCCGGCCGAGCGCAACAACACCAAGCTGCTGAACGGCTCCCGCCGCGCCCGCATCGCGCGCGGATCCGGCATGACGGTGACCGACGTGAACCAGCTCGTCAACCGCTTCGAGCAGGCCGCCAAGATGATGAAGACCGTCGCGCGCGGCGGCACGCCGAGCATCCCCGGCATGGGCCCCACGCCGGGCATGGGCCGCCCGGGCGGCTCGTCCAAGCGCGGCAAGCAGGCGAAGAAGAGCGGATCGCGTTCGGGCAACCCCGCCAAGCGCGCTGCGGAGAACGCCGGTCTCGCGGCGTCCGCGCAGCAGCCGACCGGCTCGGGCTTCGGACTCGGCGCCCAGCAGGCGCCGAGCGAGGCCGATCTGGCCGAGATCCAGAAGCTGTTCGGCGGCGGTCGCTGA
- a CDS encoding MIP/aquaporin family protein yields MQDVNLGLYFLSELVGTAMLILLGAGVVANAILVKAKGFGTGFLMINWGWGLAVFAGVLVSSYSGAILNPAVGIGLLIRGDIDIVQFLVATAGELVGAILGAVLAWVAYKQHLDEEPDAGAKLGVFSTGPAIRSYGWNLATEVIGTFVLVFVIFAFADYGDIEVGTPGGLGPLTALPVALLVVGIGASLGGPTGYAINPARDLGPRIAHAILPIRGKGSSDWAYSWVPVVGPLVGGALAGLAAPLLLSLS; encoded by the coding sequence ATGCAAGATGTGAATCTCGGGCTTTACTTCCTTTCCGAGCTCGTCGGCACCGCGATGCTGATCCTGCTCGGTGCGGGCGTGGTCGCGAACGCGATCCTGGTGAAGGCGAAGGGCTTCGGCACCGGCTTCCTCATGATCAACTGGGGATGGGGCCTCGCGGTCTTCGCGGGCGTGCTCGTCTCGTCGTACTCCGGCGCGATCCTGAACCCCGCCGTGGGCATCGGCCTGCTGATCCGCGGCGACATCGACATCGTCCAGTTCCTCGTCGCCACCGCGGGCGAGCTCGTCGGTGCGATCCTCGGAGCCGTCCTGGCGTGGGTCGCGTACAAGCAGCATCTGGACGAGGAGCCGGACGCGGGCGCCAAGCTGGGCGTCTTCTCGACCGGCCCCGCGATCCGCTCGTACGGCTGGAACCTCGCCACCGAGGTGATCGGCACGTTCGTGCTCGTGTTCGTGATCTTCGCGTTCGCCGACTACGGGGACATCGAGGTCGGCACCCCGGGCGGGCTCGGCCCGCTGACGGCGCTGCCCGTCGCCCTGCTCGTCGTCGGTATCGGCGCCTCCCTCGGCGGCCCGACCGGCTACGCGATCAACCCCGCACGCGACCTCGGCCCGCGCATCGCGCACGCCATCCTGCCCATCCGCGGCAAGGGCTCCAGCGACTGGGCCTACTCGTGGGTGCCGGTCGTCGGCCCCCTCGTCGGCGGCGCGCTCGCCGGCCTGGCCGCTCCCCTGCTTCTGAGCCTCAGCTGA
- a CDS encoding glutamate--cysteine ligase: MTIAFAKSARSTVGIEWELMLADEKTGDLVGRAPEIIPALEEATALERHTVTAELLTNTIELTSGVGDTVAAAVDDISDAIDAVRTQTDPLGIELMCAGSHPFARWFDQKVTEKTRYEKLIERTQWWGRNMMIWGIHIHVGIDHVDKVFPIIHALTGYIPHLQALSASSPFWAGERTGYASNRALVFQQLPTTGLPWQLENWAQYEAYIDDMTRTGVIGDATEIRWDVRPAAHWGTIEVRACDGMSTLPELAAMAALVQTLVESFSRDLDEGRELPALQPWFTRENKWRAARYGLDADVIVDREGTQVPVREHVRETLERLAPIAVELKCAKEFAEIGEILDRGASYQRQQAVAEAADGDLREVARSLIREFRNGPTLRERVGLGRLDTAGGA; encoded by the coding sequence CCACCGTCGGCATCGAGTGGGAGCTCATGCTCGCCGACGAGAAGACCGGGGATCTCGTGGGCCGCGCCCCCGAGATCATCCCCGCTCTCGAGGAGGCGACCGCCCTCGAACGGCACACCGTCACGGCCGAGCTGCTGACGAACACGATCGAGCTCACGAGCGGGGTCGGCGACACCGTCGCCGCGGCGGTGGACGACATCTCCGACGCGATCGACGCCGTGCGCACGCAGACCGATCCGCTGGGCATCGAGCTGATGTGCGCGGGCAGCCACCCGTTCGCGCGCTGGTTCGACCAGAAGGTCACCGAGAAGACCCGCTACGAGAAGCTCATCGAGCGCACGCAGTGGTGGGGCCGCAACATGATGATCTGGGGCATCCACATCCACGTCGGCATCGACCACGTCGACAAGGTGTTCCCGATCATCCACGCGCTCACGGGGTACATCCCGCACCTGCAGGCGCTGTCGGCCTCGAGCCCGTTCTGGGCGGGCGAGCGCACGGGGTACGCCTCGAACCGCGCGCTGGTGTTCCAGCAGCTGCCGACCACCGGGCTGCCCTGGCAGCTCGAGAACTGGGCCCAGTACGAGGCCTACATCGACGACATGACGCGCACCGGCGTGATCGGCGATGCGACGGAGATCCGATGGGATGTGCGCCCGGCCGCGCACTGGGGCACGATCGAGGTGCGCGCGTGCGACGGCATGTCGACGCTGCCCGAGCTGGCCGCGATGGCCGCCCTGGTGCAGACGCTCGTCGAGTCGTTCTCGCGCGATCTCGACGAGGGGCGCGAGCTGCCCGCGCTGCAGCCGTGGTTCACGCGCGAGAACAAGTGGCGCGCCGCCCGGTACGGGCTCGACGCCGACGTGATCGTCGACCGCGAGGGAACACAGGTGCCGGTGCGGGAGCACGTCCGCGAGACGCTCGAGCGCCTCGCGCCGATCGCGGTCGAGCTAAAGTGCGCCAAGGAGTTCGCGGAGATCGGCGAGATCCTGGATCGCGGTGCCAGCTACCAGCGCCAGCAGGCCGTCGCCGAGGCGGCGGACGGCGACCTCCGCGAGGTCGCGCGCTCGCTGATCCGCGAGTTCCGCAACGGTCCGACGCTGCGCGAGCGCGTGGGCCTCGGCCGGCTGGACACCGCCGGCGGCGCCTGA
- a CDS encoding glycerol-3-phosphate dehydrogenase/oxidase, which produces MTDSTSSRPRERAAITTARSARPAVLVIGGGINGIATFRDLALQGVDVLLVERGDFASGASAASSHMIHGGIRYLENGEFRLVRESVQERNGLLKIAPHYVKPLRTTIPIYSTFSGILSAPLRFLTHRSGKPTERGAFLIKIGLTIYDTFSRAGGMVPRHRFLGRKRSLAELPQLDPRIKYTATYFDASMHDPERLALDVLQDGLDAHEGAVALNYVEAVGRSDDGVVLRDLETGSEFTVTADVVVNASGPWTDLTNEALGTQTRFMGGTKGSHIVLDHPELLAATGGREIFFEHSDGRIVLIYPLKGRVLVGTTDIDAEPGETVVCTEEEVDYFFDLIHHVFPTIAVDRGQIVFRFSGIRPLPRHEDTAPGFVSRDYRIEVDRSSRAPLVSLVGGKWTTFRALGEALSDTVLGLLGRTRRVRTAGRTIGGGRDYPRTKTDRDAWVRMHLDGAGERAGTLLERYGTRAAQVWTHIREHGGDEPLTHSPVSTGELRWMVEREHVVHLHDVVLRRTAIAFTGGATTAALEELADALAPLLDWDDAARERELAATRTLLVERHGGTVPEAAS; this is translated from the coding sequence ATGACGGACAGTACGAGTTCCCGCCCACGGGAGAGAGCCGCGATCACGACGGCGCGCTCCGCCCGGCCGGCCGTGCTGGTGATCGGCGGCGGCATCAACGGCATCGCGACGTTCCGCGACCTCGCCCTGCAGGGAGTCGACGTGCTGCTCGTCGAGCGCGGCGACTTCGCCTCGGGCGCCTCGGCCGCCTCGAGTCACATGATCCACGGCGGCATCCGCTACCTCGAGAACGGCGAGTTCCGCCTCGTGCGCGAATCCGTGCAGGAGCGCAACGGGCTGCTCAAGATCGCCCCGCACTACGTCAAGCCGCTGCGGACCACGATCCCGATCTACTCGACGTTCTCGGGCATCCTTTCGGCGCCGCTGCGGTTCCTCACGCACCGCAGCGGCAAGCCGACCGAGCGCGGAGCGTTCCTCATCAAGATCGGTCTGACGATCTACGACACGTTCTCGCGAGCGGGCGGCATGGTGCCGCGTCACCGGTTCCTGGGCAGGAAGCGCTCGCTCGCCGAGCTGCCCCAGCTCGATCCGCGCATCAAGTACACCGCGACCTACTTCGACGCCTCGATGCACGACCCAGAGCGCCTCGCGCTCGACGTCCTGCAGGACGGGCTCGACGCCCACGAGGGCGCGGTAGCGCTGAACTACGTCGAGGCGGTCGGCCGCTCGGACGACGGCGTCGTGCTGCGCGATCTCGAGACGGGATCGGAGTTCACGGTCACGGCCGACGTGGTCGTGAACGCGTCCGGTCCGTGGACCGACCTGACGAACGAGGCCCTGGGCACGCAGACGCGCTTCATGGGCGGCACGAAGGGGTCGCACATCGTGCTGGACCACCCCGAGCTGCTCGCCGCGACGGGCGGACGCGAGATCTTCTTCGAGCACTCCGACGGGCGCATCGTGCTGATCTACCCGCTCAAGGGACGCGTCCTCGTCGGCACCACCGACATCGACGCGGAGCCGGGCGAGACCGTGGTGTGCACGGAGGAGGAGGTCGACTACTTCTTCGACCTGATCCACCACGTGTTCCCCACGATCGCGGTCGATCGCGGGCAGATCGTCTTCCGCTTCTCCGGCATCCGCCCGCTCCCCCGTCACGAGGACACCGCGCCGGGCTTCGTCTCCCGCGACTACCGGATCGAGGTGGACCGCTCCTCGCGCGCGCCCCTCGTCAGCCTCGTGGGCGGCAAGTGGACCACGTTCCGCGCGCTCGGCGAGGCGCTGTCGGACACCGTCCTGGGCCTGCTCGGACGCACGCGCCGGGTGCGCACCGCCGGCCGGACGATCGGCGGCGGCCGCGACTACCCGCGCACGAAGACCGACCGCGACGCATGGGTGCGGATGCACCTCGACGGCGCGGGCGAGCGCGCCGGCACCCTGCTCGAGCGCTACGGCACGCGCGCGGCCCAGGTGTGGACGCACATCCGCGAGCACGGCGGCGACGAGCCGCTCACGCACAGCCCCGTGTCGACGGGCGAGCTGCGCTGGATGGTCGAGCGGGAGCACGTCGTGCACCTGCACGACGTCGTGCTGCGCCGGACGGCGATCGCGTTCACGGGCGGGGCGACCACGGCCGCGCTCGAGGAGCTCGCCGACGCGCTGGCGCCCCTCCTCGACTGGGACGACGCCGCGCGCGAGCGCGAGCTCGCCGCCACGAGGACCCTGCTGGTCGAGCGTCACGGCGGTACGGTTCCCGAAGCAGCCTCCTGA
- the glpK gene encoding glycerol kinase GlpK: MADYVIAIDQGTTSSRAIIFDKKGSIVSTGQKEHEQILPKAGWVEHDPLEIWRNVQEIIGVALAKADLTRHDIGAVGITNQRETAVVWDRTTGKPVYNAIVWQDTRTQSIVDRLAEDGGVERFKPIVGLPLATYFSGTKIAWILENVDGARAKAEAGDLMFGTTDSWVLWNLTGGTDGGVHATDVTNASRTLFMDLETLQWRDDILEVFGVPRSMMPDIRSSSEVYGTAESSSLLRETPIAGILGDQQAATFGQAAFDTGESKNTYGTGNFLIFNTGEEIVHSKNGLLTTVGYKLGDAPTHYALEGSIAVTGSLVQWLRDQLGLIGSAPEIERLATTVEDNGGVYFVPAFSGLFAPYWRPDARGALVGLTRYANKGHIARAVLEAVAFQTRDVIDAVNADAGVDLSELKVDGGMVANDALMQFQADVLGVPVVRPVVAETTALGAAYAAGLAVGFWSGLDDLRANWQEDKRWEPSLDGEEVERQLRLWRKAVTKSMDWVDADVR, from the coding sequence ATGGCTGACTACGTCATCGCGATCGACCAGGGCACGACCTCGAGTCGCGCCATCATCTTCGACAAGAAGGGCTCGATCGTCTCGACCGGGCAGAAGGAGCACGAGCAGATCCTCCCGAAGGCGGGCTGGGTCGAGCACGATCCCCTCGAGATCTGGCGCAACGTGCAGGAGATCATCGGCGTCGCGCTCGCGAAGGCCGACCTGACGCGGCACGACATCGGGGCGGTGGGCATCACGAACCAGCGCGAGACCGCCGTCGTGTGGGACCGCACGACCGGCAAGCCGGTCTACAACGCGATCGTGTGGCAGGACACCCGCACGCAGAGCATCGTCGACCGGCTCGCGGAGGACGGCGGCGTCGAGCGGTTCAAGCCGATCGTGGGCCTGCCGCTCGCGACGTACTTCTCGGGCACCAAGATCGCGTGGATCCTCGAGAACGTCGACGGCGCACGCGCCAAGGCCGAGGCCGGCGACTTGATGTTCGGCACCACCGACAGCTGGGTGCTGTGGAACCTCACGGGCGGCACGGACGGCGGCGTGCACGCCACGGACGTCACGAACGCCTCGCGCACCCTCTTCATGGATCTCGAGACGCTGCAGTGGCGCGACGACATCCTCGAGGTGTTCGGCGTGCCGCGCTCGATGATGCCCGACATCCGGTCGTCCTCCGAGGTCTACGGCACGGCCGAGAGCTCCTCGCTGCTGCGCGAGACGCCCATCGCGGGCATCCTCGGCGACCAGCAGGCCGCGACGTTCGGCCAGGCGGCGTTCGACACCGGCGAGAGCAAGAACACCTACGGCACGGGCAACTTCCTGATCTTCAACACGGGCGAGGAGATCGTCCACTCGAAGAACGGTCTGCTCACGACGGTCGGCTACAAGCTGGGCGACGCCCCCACGCACTACGCGCTCGAGGGCTCGATCGCCGTCACGGGCTCGCTCGTGCAGTGGCTACGCGATCAGCTCGGGCTCATCGGGTCGGCCCCGGAGATCGAGCGACTCGCGACGACGGTCGAGGACAACGGCGGCGTGTACTTCGTGCCGGCGTTCTCGGGCCTGTTCGCGCCCTACTGGCGGCCGGATGCGCGCGGCGCGCTGGTGGGGCTGACCCGCTACGCGAACAAGGGCCACATCGCCCGCGCGGTGCTCGAGGCCGTCGCCTTCCAGACGCGCGACGTGATCGACGCGGTCAACGCCGACGCGGGCGTGGACCTGTCCGAGCTCAAGGTCGACGGCGGCATGGTGGCCAACGACGCGCTCATGCAGTTCCAGGCCGACGTGCTCGGGGTCCCCGTGGTGCGTCCGGTGGTCGCGGAGACCACGGCGCTCGGCGCGGCCTACGCCGCGGGCCTCGCGGTGGGCTTCTGGTCGGGCCTGGACGACCTGCGCGCCAACTGGCAGGAGGACAAGCGCTGGGAGCCGTCGCTCGACGGCGAGGAGGTCGAGCGCCAGCTGCGCCTGTGGCGCAAGGCCGTCACCAAGTCGATGGACTGGGTCGACGCCGACGTCCGCTGA
- the lipB gene encoding lipoyl(octanoyl) transferase LipB — translation MLDVVPVGLAPAYVPYLDAWEQQRRVHADVCAGERPDTLLLLEHEAVYTAGVRTQPEDRPTDGTPVIDVDRGGRITWHGPGQLVGYPIIRLPDAHDVVGYVRRLERALIAALAEAGVEGVQVAGRSGVWVERAGLAPAKIAAIGVRVAGGVTMHGFAINCDNALDAFGAIVPCGIRDAGVTTISQVRGERVSPRDLLGPVAAAVTAAFETTVAA, via the coding sequence ATGCTCGACGTCGTTCCCGTCGGCCTCGCGCCGGCGTACGTGCCCTATCTCGATGCGTGGGAGCAGCAGCGGCGGGTGCACGCCGACGTCTGCGCGGGCGAACGCCCGGACACCCTGCTGCTGCTCGAGCACGAGGCCGTCTACACCGCGGGCGTGCGCACCCAGCCCGAGGACCGCCCGACCGACGGCACGCCCGTGATCGATGTGGATCGCGGGGGCCGCATCACATGGCACGGCCCGGGTCAGCTCGTCGGCTATCCGATCATCCGGCTGCCGGATGCGCACGACGTCGTCGGCTACGTGCGGCGCCTCGAGCGCGCGCTGATCGCCGCGCTGGCCGAGGCGGGAGTCGAGGGCGTGCAGGTCGCCGGGCGCAGCGGGGTGTGGGTCGAGCGCGCGGGCCTCGCCCCCGCGAAGATCGCCGCCATCGGCGTGCGCGTCGCCGGCGGCGTGACGATGCACGGCTTCGCGATCAACTGCGACAACGCGCTGGACGCGTTCGGCGCGATCGTCCCGTGCGGCATCCGCGACGCGGGTGTGACGACGATCAGCCAGGTGCGCGGTGAGCGCGTGTCGCCACGGGACCTCCTCGGCCCCGTGGCGGCCGCGGTAACCGCGGCATTCGAGACCACGGTCGCGGCATGA